A single genomic interval of Coccidioides posadasii str. Silveira chromosome 1, complete sequence harbors:
- a CDS encoding uncharacterized protein (BUSCO:362601at4751~EggNog:ENOG410PGA6~COG:B~BUSCO:4133at33183) translates to MKRKGGPHSSNAESKKRALSPEEATARFADRLFEKTTLEKYKNAYTNSEPYKHGVISPLIAPSLLRSVRSEIQEHLSFTDKETDIYKIFQSGDLANLDGLDDASLARLPSLLKLRDALYSLPFREYLSEVTGAGKLSGRKTDMAINVYTGGCHLLCHDDVIGTRRVSYILYLTDPDAPWEPSYGGALRLYPTTTKTDKNGDEVKIPSPDFTLSIPPAFNQLSFFTVQPGESFHDVEEVYHIEGESTKQQKKERVRMAISGWFHIPQEGEDGYEPGLEEKLAERSSLQQLQGQGDEFDRPQPQVTQYDEPTDQSASKGKGKQVVSDEEGDKEFTEEDMDFLLKYISPYYLTPDVSEELSEIFGREWSLKLERVISIKFAARIRAYIEDQEKGALPTASDDIEKQTDWKVSRPPHKHRYLYQQPRLGIQEQEKTPIQELLEDLLPSKAFRKWMSVITGIDNLMSYNFLARRFRRGQDYTLATGYEGASQRLEFTIGLTPTSGWEPQDNEDLEDAEAQPSNGDASSKAKAEDGGPSVGGYEIYMAGDDDDDEEELGDPEEALSLTGTKSKVKKTKADPAIYRSAMDNEDDGILFSMGAGWNRMSIVLPDQGTLKFVKYVSRSAKGDRWDITGEIEVSFEDDEEDDEEE, encoded by the exons ATGAAGCGCAAGGGTGGTCCACATAGCTCTAATgcagaatcaaagaagagaGCTCTCTCACCCGAAGAGGCGACGGCTCGATTCGCAGATCGGCTTTTCGAGAAAACCACCCTCGAGAAATACAAGAATGCCTATACCAATTCAGAACC TTACAAGCACGGCGTGATCTCCCCACTCATCGCTCCAAGCCTACTTCGCTCCGTTCGCAGCGAAATCCAAGAACATTTGTCATTCACCGATAAGGAAACCGATATCTACAAGATTTTTCAATCGGGCGATTTGGCTAATTTGGATGGACTGGACGATGCTTCGCTCGCTCGACTGCCCTCTCTCCTCAAGCTCCGCGATGCGTTGTATTCCTTACCGTTCAGAGAGTACTTATCCGAAGTCACCGGGGCTGGGAAACTGAGCGGGCGCAAGACGGACATGGCAATCAATGTATATACCGGTGGCTGCCATCTTCTTTGCCATGACGATGTGATTGGTACGCGTCGTGTCAGTTATATCCTCTACCTGACCGACCCAGATGCGCCATGGGAACCAAGTTACGGTGGGGCTTTAAGGCTATATCCAACAACGACGAAGACGGACAAAAATGGAGATGAGGTGAAGATCCCAAGTCCGGACTTCACTTTGTCAATTCCTCCCGCATTCAACCAGCTGAGTTTCTTCACGGTTCAGCCGGGGGAGAGTTTCCATGATGTCGAAGAGGTGTACCACATCGAAGGCGAAAGTACTAAGCAACAAAAGAAAGAACGGGTGCGCATGGCCATCAGCGGGTGGTTCCATATCCCAcaagaaggagaagatgGATACGAACCAGGATTAGAAGAGAAACTTGCCGAACGCAGCAGTCTGCAGCAACTCCAGGGTCAAGGTGACGAATTTGACCGTCCACAGCCCCAAGTCACGCAGTATGATGAACCGACGGATCAATCGGCCTCCAAAGGCAAAGGAAAACAGGTCGTCTCCGATGAAGAAGGTGACAAAGAGTTCACGGAGGAAGATATGGACTTCTTGCTGAAATATATATCTCCATACTACTTGACGCCAGACGTCAGTGAGGAGTTATCTGAAATCTTTGGCCGTGAGTGGTCACTCAAGCTGGAGCGCGTCATTTCCATTAAATTCGCCGCTCGAATCCGGGCATACATCGAAGATCAGGAGAAAGGCGCTCTGCCAACTGCCTCAGACGACATCGAGAAACAAACAGACTGGAAGGTCAGCCGGCCTCCTCATAAACATCGATATCTGTACCAGCAGCCAAGGCTGGGCATCCAGGAGCAGGAGAAGACTCCAATCCAAGAATTGCTGGAGGATCTTCTTCCCTCCAAAGCGTTCAGGAAGTGGATGTCAGTCATCACCGGAATCGACAATCTCATGAGCTATAACTTCCTCGCTCGCCGATTCCGACGAGGTCAGGATTATACCCTTGCCACCGGATATGAAGGCGCCTCCCAAAGACTTGAATTTACCATTGGCCTGACCCCAACATCTGGCTGGGAACCACAAGATAACGAAGATCTGGAAGACGCTGAAGCCCAACCAAGCAACGGAGATGCGTCATCGAAGGCCAAAGCAGAAGACGGCGGTCCCTCCGTTGGAGGCTACGAGATCTACATGGCCggcgacgacgatgatgacgaaGAAGAATTAGGCGACCCCGAGGAAGCACTAAGCTTAACGGGAACAAAGTCCAAAGTCAAAAAGACCAAGGCAGATCCCGCCATTTACAGATCCGCTATGGACaatgaagatgatggaaTTTTGTTCAGTATGGGCGCTGGATGGAATCGGATGAGCATTGTTCTGCCGGATCAGGGAACGCTAAAGTTCGTGAAATATGTGAGTCGCTCCGCAAAGGGAGATCGATGGGATATCACGGGTGAGATTGAGGTTAGTttcgaagatgatgaagaggatgatgaaGAGGAGTGA
- a CDS encoding uncharacterized protein (EggNog:ENOG410PH98~COG:S~TransMembrane:1 (i821-843o)~BUSCO:1261at33183), whose product MDSNSSEVTRRHVELSVSKPINLQIPKIPTFPLSSPITEEVMTPFTESDSPEYTAGRSNNPFISPEDYLTEGPSHCENHNSYSERNGGWSAAAPSAQMFSSQNDNTNTIKKTRPGLNLVTDFTRNGHQQIADDKATRYQQASTGGFLDLNDLKSLSKSKQTHERQDGRRQPTWKSKFRGYEELKDATEDSGNVLRPIRRMEKQSLIRKISRKTKEKPSKIEDLSPSDRRILIGMSIPTFSVKSDGAEEPLSAKPQQTPVTPSIVITPAVEERGWDAAWDNPNSTKARPPSSVYSQPTPFMKPARMESIPPVPAIPAINTFNEKHSELLAESPSQRGQKRRSYSAGTVFEEEFSPSWLSTRRRSFSDESRVNTSKRLSLETISTRPRSQGWWNILLSPLLSRSNTLGSCRGPPSGDSSPPPVPPLAVNAGPSYSRNVMDEKQWENAVSSFSPDTPGSTHGRIQSNVTAWPDMDSWYKQRKDRDVAPRSSQSPNLANRPEFKASPESASSTQSVPFVMSTSTEHNGVARNIPCQHDLLSSQPCSACLSRSNIDRFLAEAPANSRGVTANNPQHFTFLQSQPSSEQGSNNPFFQKFVSDLRHDQARRPRSESCSTTIEDDDPEISPNIRQATATPLFKAAGATPALVNSPRMPSKEAKDVEPSNLSATGKISGSTGSIQTPESIPPPYSSPKSCKPIRYRAIFPPDQQPHSPGPISPNGHNAMSQRGGIHMSRMENIRPPPSIYTPGNPHPGSLPPRPPAAPVTLPAIQGPVVLQSSIESKRRRREKEDAVGRKVGGLWRGRGCFSNRGCLGRAGPEGRKRRRWYFAIALILLLLTVASVVLAVVFTNKRGQPPAIESRWLNLTGYPAIPTGISTVGGPDPVEKSSGCVHPSTMWSCALPKEDQEMNEPYDAETPKFRIEITFKNGTYPRSTAMAIKTRREVTSSLRRRLVRSIMTLYSRSSDFTPIPAPPNLEDMEFLGNSTDGIASPFVGEETPFYATFLSTGPINNYRKRDSPDPLPNLTDIIPSPTTASDGTAAPAKLLPLPKNQPLRLYDRGMPTERYGFYTYYDRSIFLKSVAPLNETDTADIPDDRDGGSSKSAARVRCTWAQTRFLVQIWTQPEKAKLHLVESSTSSKSPSSDSDYATDFSRPGTFPYPITIKLDRHGGDAKKKMVYCYGMNERSQIELNERKLQLEFRGFGGTLIKPAGGIFNLTDSDRKDKRDESWQPVDGGTGGSEPGHLEKNTANESKSMPQSKFLELPLELREKIYDCLLYSGSSSDPTAVYPVLYPTIKQKPVSARTSCAALACANNQINQELSEYIEFCQRTLKALRYEGSLILRNETEYFFSWTHLPIRAKHIQVLTISLSIRGARNGLSGFRGDGFGAPATVSKIHRLIFSILQCGPRLSSDLAAPLTVGRMDLNILTPQPPFPEGYALLPVESFRDLRGFSQGIIHPRTVADEIAVYTSWELEHTADGSWLPEGLSDRLGWLRILVDGEPVYGCDLVRLWAEMRSRNWATARNINTMKRDIILN is encoded by the exons ATGGACTCGAATTCGTCCGAGGTGACACGGCGACACGTTGAACTGAGCGTATCAAAGCCTATCAACCTTCAGATTCCCAAGATACCCACATTTCCTTTATCCTCTCCGATCACAGAGGAGGTTATGACGCCTTTTACTGAATCCGATTCCCCAGAGTATACGGCTGGCCGTAGCAACAACCCTTTTATATCTCCGGAAGATTATCTAACAGAAGGACCGAGCCACTGTGAAAACCACAACTCATACTCGGAGCGAAATGGAGGTTGGAGCGCGGCCGCACCTTCGGCACAGATGTTTTCGAGCCAAAATGACAATACAAATACGATAAAGAAGACGAGACCCGGGCTGAATCTAGTGACAGACTTTACCAGGAACGGACATCAGCAGATAGCAGATGATAAAGCAACTCGATACCAACAAGCATCGACCGGGGGCTTTTTAGACCTGAACGACCTTAAGTCTCTTTCTAAATCTAAGCAAACACACGAACGGCAGGATGGTAGGCGGCAGCCGACATGGAAATCAAAATTTCGAGGCTATGAAGAATTAAAAGATGCAACCGAGGATTCCGGCAATGTTCTCCGACCAATAAGGCGTATGGAAAAACAATCCTTGATACGGAAGATTTCACGCAAGACCAAGGAAAAGCCCTCTAAGATCGAAGACTTATCTCCTTCCGATCGACGAATTTTGATTGGCATGAGCATTCCAACCTTCTCTGTAAAGTCAGACGGGGCAGAGGAGCCCTTAAGTGCTAAACCTCAGCAAACGCCTGTTACACCATCAATAGTGATAACGCCTGCAGTTGAAGAGCGAGGTTGGGATGCGGCTTGGGATAACCCGAACTCAACGAAGGCCCGCCCTCCATCAAGTGTATATTCACAGCCAACGCCGTTTATGAAACCGGCTAGAATGGAGTCTATCCCGCCAGTACCAGCCATTCCGGCAATAAATACTTTCAACGAGAAGCATTCAGAACTTTTGGCTGAGAGCCCCTCGCAGCGTGGACAAAAGCGCCGTTCATATTCGGCCGGGACGGTTTTCGAGGAGGAATTTTCCCCATCGTGGTTGTCTACGCGCAGGCGGTCCTTCTCCGACGAGAGCAGAGTTAATACCTCGAAGCGTTTAAGCCTTGAAACTATCTCGACCCGGCCTCGATCTCAAGGGTGGTGGAACATCCTGTTATCCCCTTTATTATCAAGATCGAATACGTTGGGTAGTTGCCGTGGTCCTCCCAGTGGGGACAGCAGTCCACCCCCCGTGCCACCTCTCGCGGTGAACGCCGGCCCATCATATTCTAGAAATGTCATGGATGAAAAACAGTGGGAGAATGCAGTATCTTCATTTTCTCCGGATACACCTGGAAGTACTCATGGAAGAATCCAAAGCAATGTCACGGCGTGGCCTGACATGGATAGCTGGTATAAACAGAGAAAGGATAGAGATGTGGCGCCGAGATCGTCCCAGTCACCGAACCTAGCAAATCGTCCCGAGTTTAAAGCCTCGCCTGAGTCCGCATCCTCTACGCAATCAGTGCCCTTTGTCATGTCAACGTCCACTGAGCACAACGGTGTAGCTCGCAACATACCCTGTCAACATGATCTCTTAAGCAGCCAGCCTTGCTCTGCGTGCCTTAGCCGCTCCAATATTGATAGATTCCTGGCTGAAGCACCAGCTAATAGTCGAGGCGTTACAGCGAATAATCCACAACATTTTACCTTCTTACAGAGCCAGCCATCATCAGAACAGGGTTCAAACAACCCGTTCTTTCAAAAGTTTGTGTCAGATCTGCGGCACGATCAAGCGAGAAGACCGCGTTCTGAGTCTTGCTCCACAACTATCGAGGATGATGACCCGGAGATTTCACCCAATATACGTCAGGCAACGGCGACTCCTTTATTCAAGGCAGCTGGTGCGACACCTGCTTTAGTAAACTCTCCCCGGATGCCCTCAAAGGAAGCCAAAGATGTCGAGCCATCAAATTTATCAGCTACAGGAAAGATTTCGGGCTCAACAGGCAGTATTCAGACACCGGAATCAATACCACCTCCTTATTCTTCACCAAAATCCTGCAAGCCAATTCGCTACCGAGCAATTTTTCCTCCTGATCAGCAACCTCATTCCCCGGGTCCCATATCGCCGAATGGCCACAATGCTATGTCACAACGTGGTGGCATACACATGTCCAGAATGGAAAACATACGTCCGCCCCCATCGATATACACTCCTGGAAACCCACATCCTGGTTCTCTACCTCCACGTCCGCCTGCAGCTCCTGTTACCTTGCCCGCAATCCAGGGCCCAGTGGTACTACAAAGTAGTATTGAATCAAAACGCAGAAGACGTGAGAAAGAGGATGCTGTTGGGAGAAAGGTTGGTGGCTTATGGCGTGGGAGGGGATGTTTTAGCAACAGGGGTTGTTTGGGTCGAGCTGGCCCGGAGGGAAGAAAACGGCGACGGTGGTATTTCGCTATCGCATTAATATTGCTGCTACTAACGGTTGCAAGTGTTGTTCTCGCGGTGGTATTCACCAATAAAAGGGGCCAACCTCCTGCGATTGAGTCTCGATGGCTGAATTTAACTGGATATCCTGCAATACCAACTGGTATATCAACTGTTGGCGGACCAGATCCTGTTGAAAAAAGCTCTGGTTGCGTGCATCCGTCTACCATGTGGAGTTGTGCACTGCCAAAAGAGGACCAGGAAATGAACGAGCCTTATGATGCAGAGACACCAAAGTTCAGGATTGAGATCACATTCAAGAACGGGACCTATCCTCGCAGCACGGCCATGGCAATTAAGACAAGGCGGGAAGTTACATCAAGTCTGCGTAGGCGGTTGGTTCGCAGCATTATGACTTTATATTCAAGGAGTAGCGACTTCACGCCTATACCAGCGCCTCCAAACTTGGAGGACATGGAGTTCCTCGGGAATTCCACAGATGGCATTGCTTCACCATTTGTGGGAGAGGAGACACCTTTTTATGCTACCTTCCTATCCACAGGACCCATTAACAATTACAGGAAAAGGGATTCTCCTGACCCGCTTCCAAACCTTACCGATATAATCCCATCACCCACAACCGCTTCCGATGGTACTGCTGCTCCTGCAAAGCTCCTTCCACTTCCAAAGAATCAGCCACTCCGACTATACGACCGCGGCATGCCAACCGAACGATACGGGTTCTATACATACTACGATCGCTCCATCTTCCTAAAGTCGGTAGCACCTCTGAATGAAACAGATACTGCAGACATCCCCGACGATAGAGACGGCGGATCCAGCAAATCAGCTGCCCGCGTAAGGTGCACTTGGGCACAAACGCGGTTCCTGGTGCAGATCTGGACTCAGCCAGAGAAGGCCAAGTTGCATCTAGTGGAAAGCTCTACCTCTTCAAAGTCTCCGTCCTCGGATTCGGATTATGCAACGGACTTTTCCCGTCCTGGTACATTTCCATACCCGATTACTATCAAACTGGACCGACACGGCGGCGATgccaagaagaaaatggtaTACTGTTATGGAATGAACGAGCGATCACAGATTGAATTAAACGAGAGAAAGCTGCAGTTGGAGTTTCGTGGTTTTGGGGGCACACTCATAAAGCCTGCAGGCGGGATATTCAATTTGACAGATTCGGACAGGAAGGACAAGCGGGATGAAAGTTGGCAACCTGTCGATGGCGGAACTGGGGGTT CTGAGCCGGGCCACCTTGAGAAGAACACTGCGAACGAATCCAAAAGCATGCCGCAATCAAAATTCTTAGAGCTTCCGCTTGAGCTTCGAGAGAAGATCTATGACTGCCTCCTCTATAGCGGATCATCGTCAGATCCAACAGCAGTCTATCCTGTGCTCTATCCAACCATCAAACAGAAACCTGTCTCGGCTCGGACCAGCTGTGCTGCCCTAGCCTGCGCAAATAACCAGATCAACCAGGAGTTGTCCGAATACATAGAATTCTGCCAAAGAACGCTCAAGGCGCTGCGCTATGAGGGTAGCTTGATCCTCAGAAATGAAACAGAATACTTTTTCTCCTGGACACATCTGCCCATCCGAGCCAAGCACATACAGGTCTTGACTATATCCTTGAGCATCCGGGGCGCGCGAAATGGACTATCCGGGTTTCGCGGCGATGGATTCGGCGCTCCGGCCACGGTTTCCAAAATCCATCGTCTAATATTTTCAATTCTACAGTGTGGACCACGGCTTTCAAGTGATCTTGCGGCACCGCTAACCGTGGGGAGGATGGACCTGAACATCTTGACGCCTCAACCTCCATTTCCTGAGGGATACGCGCTCTTGCCCGTCGAGAGTTTTCGGGACCTACGCGGCTTTAGTCAGGGGATCATCCATCCGCGAACCGTGGCGGATGAGATTGCAGTGTATACATCCTGGGAGCTGGAGCATACGGCGGATGGTTCATGGCTCCCGGAAGGATTATCTGACAGGTTGGGGTGGTTAAGGATTCTTGTGGATGGGGAGCCGGTGTATGGCTGTGACCTCGTAAGGCTGTGGGCAGAGATGCGTAGCAGAAATTGGGCAACAGCGAGAAATATTAATACGATGAAGAGGGACATAATCCTGAATTAA
- a CDS encoding uncharacterized protein (EggNog:ENOG410PH6U~COG:T~TransMembrane:1 (i170-189o)~BUSCO:4179at33183) produces the protein MPARLAPSSPSLLSPGGYDDDVISLRSLSDQDSDSEDDQLVQASRSTLELARHDRTVLEEEEELERLLTKDRHQGGGLKRIFGTAHDMGSSVRIGKKEKRRRKKRRAQSSINRGGDEEGELMYEMEEGDVFNKEDDGELSSLSSGSSSSSLDTLMLETRPLESKSFYRRFSLPFSAIIILFLILFLGAYKASSQFRARQHNKYTLLSNGTALFRPTTILISLDGFRADFLTRGLTPTLNQFVAEGISPRYMLPSFPSVTFPNHFTLVTGLYPESHGVVGNTFWDPKLQEDFYYTDPARSMQAKWWNAEPIWVTAEKQGVRTAIHMWPGSEAHIGPMEPTYLVKYNGSEELSAKVDRILHWLDFPGDDDEFHSAREHKRPQFIASYVPNVDADGHMFGPNSTEIRKTIANADNMLKSLFDGLQARNLTHIVNVIVVSDHGMATTSTNRLVELDNLVDLSLIERIDGWPLQGLRPRSDADIPKIIRELEKASRLYKASIEVYTRETMPKRYHFSNNDRIAPIWIIPKTGWAIVKRTDFDIEVAKTKNITYHPRGIHGYDHEHPLMRSIFVAHGPSFPHKPNSRVEPFQNIEVYNVLCDTLHIEPNPNNGTFRLPFHPVGLHSDKNAPPPDVPEDPSASSSKVNLVSTSTSSASVADAWTRPAPIAANPSPVTAPVPGNSQSIDDIKSHEDDKDDDDKNDALFWWRHIKDQIDALKEWAKGILKDPNSNIDPNSI, from the exons ATGCCGGCGAGACTGGCCCCTTCCAGCCCTTCTCTACTCTCTCCAGGCGGCTACGATGACGATGTTATCTCATTGCGCTCTCTTTCGGATCAAGATTCTGATTCGGAAGATGATCAGCTCGTACAAGCGTCGCGAAGCACCTTAGAGCTTGCCCGGCATGACCGAACGGTCctggaggaagaggaagagttAGAGAGGTTGTTAACGAAGGATAGACACCAGGGCGGCGGGTTGAAGAGAATTTTTGGCACGGCACATGATATGGGGAGCAGTGTGCGGATtggaaagaaagagaagaggaggagaaagaaaaggcggGCGCAGTCGAGTATAAATCGGGGTGGAGACGAAGAGGGGGAATTGATGTACGAGATGGAAGAGGGGGATGTATTCAACAAAGAGGACGATGGCGAGTTAAGTTCCCTGTCGTCTGGTTCGAGTTCATCCTCTTTAGATACTCTGATGTTGGAAACTCGGCCGCTTGAG TCAAAAAGTTTTTATCGAAGATTCAGTCTCCCGTTTTCCGCCATTATTATCCTCTTTCTCATTCTCTTCCTCGGCGCATACAAAGCTTCAAGCCAGTTTCGAGCTAGACAACATAATAAATACACCCTCCTATCAAATGGAACGGCATTATTTCGTCCTACCACTATACTTATTTCCCTTGATGGCTTTCGTGCCGATTTTCTCACCCGTGGACTCACGCCGACTTTGAATCAATTTGTCGCGGAGGGTATCTCGCCGAGATATATGCTCCCAAGTTTCCCGAGTGTCACGTTTCCAAACCATTTCACGCTAGTTACCGGTCTATATCCCGAAAGCCATGGAGTAGTTGGGAACACTTTCTGGGATCCAAAACTTCAGGAGGATTTTTACTATACCGACCCTGCACGGAGTATGCAAGCAAAATGGTGGAACGCGGAACCCATCTGGGTGACAGCGGAAAAGCAAGGTGTAAGGACGGCAATACACATGTGGCCGGGATCCGAAGCTCATATTGGGCCCATGGAACCAACTTATCTCGTTAAGTATAACGGCAGTGAAGAGCTCTCCGCCAAAGTTGATCGAATTTTGCATTGGCTGGATTTTCCGGGAGACGATGATGAATTTCACTCAGCAAGGGAACACAAGAGGCCGCAGTTTATTGCTAGTTATGTTCCAAATGTTGATGCCGATGGGCATATGTTCGGTCCCAATAGCACGGAGATCAGGAAAACAATCGCCAATGCAGATAATATGTTAAAATCCTTGTTTGACGGCCTGCAAGCTCGAAATTTGACACATATTGTGAATGTCATCGTTGTATCTGATCACGGAATGGCAACCACATCAACAAACCGGCTTGTTGAGCTCGATAACTTAGTCGATCTCTCGCTTATCGAGCGTATTGACGGGTGGCCGCTGCAGGGTCTTCGACCCCGCAGTGACGCAGACATACCTAAAATTATCCGCGAGCTTGAAAAGGCATCGAGGCTATATAAGGCTTCTATTGAAGTTTATACCCGGGAAACAATGCCTAAAAGATACCACTTTTCGAACAACGATCGCATTGCACCCATATGGATCATCCCTAAAACCGGCTGGGCAATAGTCAAAAGAACGGATTTCGACATTGAAGTggccaaaacaaaaaacatCACGTATCATCCCCGTGGCATACATGGATATGACCATGAACATCCTCTTATGCGCTCGATATTTGTTGCTCACGGCCCGAGCTTCCCTCATAAGCCGAATAGTCGCGTTGAGCCTTTCC AAAATATCGAGGTTTATAATGTCCTCTGTGATACTTTGCACATCGAACCTAACCCTAACAATGGCACCTTCCGCCTACCTTTCCACCCAGTTGGTCTGCATTCCGACAAAAATGCACCACCGCCGGATGTCCCCGAGGATccatcagcttcttcatcgAAGGTTAACTTAGTCAGCACTAGCACTTCTTCAGCCAGCGTAGCTGATGCATGGACTCGTCCTGCCCCAATCGCTGCAAACCCCTCTCCCGTCACTGCCCCAGTTCCTGGAAACTCGCAAAGCATAGACGACATCAAAAGTCATGAAGATGATAAAGATGACGACGACAAAAATGACGCACTGTTTTGGTGGAGACACATCAAAGATCAAATCGACGCGCTAAAAGAATGGGCAAAGGGAATACTCAAGGACCCGAACTCAAATATCGATCCAAACTCCATTTAA